CTACCGCCACAAATGACAGCAGGTTCACCGCGCGCGCGGCGGTACTGCGGTTCTGCTGGTCGACCGCGGGCTGTGCCCAGGCCCATCCCCACACGAGGCAGAGTGCGAGCACGGGCAGGTAGCGCTGGCGTGGATGTAGTCTGGGCATGTTGTGACTGGCGGAAATTTTTTGGTATCCCGTTCTAGCCTAGCAGCAACACGGAGCATACAAAGTGCTGCCGGAACGGCAGACATAAAAAAACCCCGCAGGTGCGGGGTTTTTTAGCCGGGCTCAATCAGCCTTTTTCGGCGCGTTCTTTCTCGATCAGGAAGTCCACCACTTCCAGCATCAGCTGCTGGCCGTTGGATTTTCCTTTCAGCCCGGGCAGCGAGGTGCTGACACGGTACTTGCCGGCCACGACCATTTCCGGAGTACCGCTCAGGTTGTAGGCGCGCTGCTTGGCCTGACCCTGCTTGACCTTGCTGTTGATGGCGAAGGAATTCAGCAGTTTCACCGCCTTTTCACCATCGGCACCATTGTCGGCAAAGATCGCGGCAATAGCGGCGTTGTCCGGATTCCAGTTGCGACCGTCGCGGTCGGCGAACATTTTGCGCTGCTGGGCGATGGCATTGAAAACCGGGCCGTGCACCTTGTCCAGTGCACCCATGGCGTCGGCCACGTAGAACATGCGGGCGTGCACTTCCATCACCGGCTGCCAGATGGCCGGAATCTTCTTCAGGGCGACGTCGGCGGGCATGGTTTCCTGCCATTTTTTCAGCGGCGCCTCGAAGTGGTAGCAGTGTCCACAGCCGTACCAGAACAGCTCGGTCACTTCGATCTTGCTATCGTCGTCCTGGGCGACAGCCTGTGGCAGCACTTCATAGTGCTGGCCTGCTTTGAACTTACCCGGCGAATCCTGGGCGCAGGCTGCAAGGCTCAGCAGCATGGTAAACAGGGCAACAACAGCTCTCATAGGGACTTACTCCAAACTTTTATTCTGGGTGACGGGCGCAGTATGACGGTTGCTTGCTGGCGCCCGGCTGAATATAGACCGCGGAAATTATTGAAGTTCCCGGGCTCCGGTGCAACCCGGGTGCGGCAGCAGGACACAAAAAGGCCGGTCAGTGACCGGCCCTTGTGACCCAGTGCCCGTTGCGGATGGCGGGCGGGACAGAGTTTACTCGGTCAGGCCGGCCACATAGTTCGCCACAGCCTTGATTTCAGCATCGGTCAGCTGGCGGGCCACGGTGCGCATAACGCGGGTGTCGCCATCATTGGCGCGGGTGCCAGCGCGGAAGGCTTTCAGCTGCTTCTCCACATACTCTGCATACTGGCCGGACAGGCGCGGGTAGCCCGCCGGGGCGTTGCC
This genomic interval from Microbulbifer sp. Q7 contains the following:
- a CDS encoding thiol:disulfide interchange protein DsbA/DsbL, with product MRAVVALFTMLLSLAACAQDSPGKFKAGQHYEVLPQAVAQDDDSKIEVTELFWYGCGHCYHFEAPLKKWQETMPADVALKKIPAIWQPVMEVHARMFYVADAMGALDKVHGPVFNAIAQQRKMFADRDGRNWNPDNAAIAAIFADNGADGEKAVKLLNSFAINSKVKQGQAKQRAYNLSGTPEMVVAGKYRVSTSLPGLKGKSNGQQLMLEVVDFLIEKERAEKG